A window from Zingiber officinale cultivar Zhangliang chromosome 7A, Zo_v1.1, whole genome shotgun sequence encodes these proteins:
- the LOC122000615 gene encoding stomatin-like protein 2, mitochondrial isoform X2 yields the protein MAMLLIAKRLPLRSAAAAAAIESRFFLRPAVPLIPIRKYRSDRSRHDLPFSKYEQQRLPINWGVRIVREKEVYVVERLGKYHRTLDSGIHFLIPFVDRIAGVHSLREMVIPISCQSAITRDYVSILLDGAVSVKRAINEATSNWGLKCLRYEIRDISPPPEVMQAGIESRKRAQVLESEGEAEAILITAKAIAQSLEILSQTINAQGGAEETRQRVLELCVQAMVHAAIKQGRIKPNFKIVH from the exons ATGGCGATGCTGCTGATAGCCAAACGCCTTCCGCTCCGCTCCGCCGCTGCGGCAGCTGCCATcgaatcacgcttcttcctccgCCCAGCAGTTCCTTTAATTCCCATCCGCAAGTACCGAAGCGACCGCTCTCGCCACGACTTGCCCTTCTCTAA GTATGAGCAACAGCGGCTGCCTATCAACTGGGGTGTTCGCATCGTGCGGGAAAAGGAGGTTTATGTCGTGGAGAGGCTCGGGAAATACCATAGGACCCTAGACTCTGGGATTCATTTTCTTATCCCGTTCGTCGACCGAATCGCGGGTGTGCACTCCCTCAGGGAGATGGTGATCCCCATTTCCTGCCAGTCCGCCATCACCAGGGACTATGTCAGTATCCTCCTCGATGGGGCTGTATCTGTTAAG AGAGCAATCAACGAGGCTACTTCTAATTGGGGTCTTAAATGTCTGCGTTATGAAATCC GGGACATATCTCCACCACCTGAAGTGATGCAAGCTGGAATAGAAAGCAGAAAACGTGCTCAAGTTCTTGAATCTGAAG GAGAAGCTGAAGCAATCCTTATTACGGCTAAGGCAATTGCTCAGAGTCTCGAGATATTGTCACAAACCATCAATGCTCAAGGTGGTGCAGAG GAAACAAGACAGAGAGTTCTTGAGCTATGCGTCCAAGCAATGGTTCACGCAGCAATAAAGCAGGGACGTAtaaaaccaaattttaaaatagttcatTGA
- the LOC122000615 gene encoding stomatin-like protein 2, mitochondrial isoform X1 has product MAMLLIAKRLPLRSAAAAAAIESRFFLRPAVPLIPIRKYRSDRSRHDLPFSKYEQQRLPINWGVRIVREKEVYVVERLGKYHRTLDSGIHFLIPFVDRIAGVHSLREMVIPISCQSAITRDYVSILLDGAVSVKIIDPILASYRIKNPINTLIRLAEEIMISELGKITFDKMFEERNALNEKIMRAINEATSNWGLKCLRYEIRDISPPPEVMQAGIESRKRAQVLESEGEAEAILITAKAIAQSLEILSQTINAQGGAEETRQRVLELCVQAMVHAAIKQGRIKPNFKIVH; this is encoded by the exons ATGGCGATGCTGCTGATAGCCAAACGCCTTCCGCTCCGCTCCGCCGCTGCGGCAGCTGCCATcgaatcacgcttcttcctccgCCCAGCAGTTCCTTTAATTCCCATCCGCAAGTACCGAAGCGACCGCTCTCGCCACGACTTGCCCTTCTCTAA GTATGAGCAACAGCGGCTGCCTATCAACTGGGGTGTTCGCATCGTGCGGGAAAAGGAGGTTTATGTCGTGGAGAGGCTCGGGAAATACCATAGGACCCTAGACTCTGGGATTCATTTTCTTATCCCGTTCGTCGACCGAATCGCGGGTGTGCACTCCCTCAGGGAGATGGTGATCCCCATTTCCTGCCAGTCCGCCATCACCAGGGACTATGTCAGTATCCTCCTCGATGGGGCTGTATCTGTTAAG ATTATCGATCCGATCCTTGCTTCCTATCGCATTAAGAACCCAATAAATACATTAATCCGGCTGGCAGAGGAGATTATGATTAGTGAGCTGGGGAAGATCACTTTTGACAAAATGTTTGAAGAAAGGAATGCTCTAAATGAGAAAATTATG AGAGCAATCAACGAGGCTACTTCTAATTGGGGTCTTAAATGTCTGCGTTATGAAATCC GGGACATATCTCCACCACCTGAAGTGATGCAAGCTGGAATAGAAAGCAGAAAACGTGCTCAAGTTCTTGAATCTGAAG GAGAAGCTGAAGCAATCCTTATTACGGCTAAGGCAATTGCTCAGAGTCTCGAGATATTGTCACAAACCATCAATGCTCAAGGTGGTGCAGAG GAAACAAGACAGAGAGTTCTTGAGCTATGCGTCCAAGCAATGGTTCACGCAGCAATAAAGCAGGGACGTAtaaaaccaaattttaaaatagttcatTGA